From Stigmatella erecta, one genomic window encodes:
- a CDS encoding ABC transporter ATP-binding protein: protein MEPLLATQGLVAGYGPSPVLRGVDFTVHAGELWAVLGPNGTGKSTLLRGVLGVLPWTRGGVRLLGRERPAWEPRALARQVAWVPQTFEPAEGFRGLELVLMGRSPHLGLWGLTSERDVALATAVLEELGVGDLADRPGEALSGGERRMLLLARGLVQQPALLLLDEPTAFLDVAHQVSALARVRARVDAGLGAVAVLHDVNLAAAFATHALLLRDGLVLAQGPVEAVLERERLETLYGLPLETALAPSGVRLFAPRAR, encoded by the coding sequence GTGGAACCCCTCCTCGCCACCCAGGGACTCGTGGCCGGGTATGGGCCTTCGCCCGTGCTCCGGGGCGTGGACTTCACGGTCCACGCGGGCGAGCTGTGGGCGGTGCTCGGGCCCAATGGCACGGGCAAGAGCACCCTGCTGCGCGGGGTGCTGGGCGTGCTGCCCTGGACGCGGGGCGGGGTGCGGCTGCTGGGGCGCGAGCGCCCGGCGTGGGAGCCGCGCGCCCTGGCCCGGCAGGTGGCGTGGGTGCCGCAGACCTTCGAGCCAGCAGAGGGCTTCCGGGGGCTGGAGCTGGTGCTGATGGGGCGCAGCCCGCACCTGGGCCTGTGGGGGCTCACCTCCGAGCGGGACGTGGCGCTGGCCACCGCCGTGCTGGAGGAGCTGGGGGTGGGGGACCTGGCGGACCGGCCGGGCGAGGCCCTGTCCGGGGGCGAGCGCCGGATGTTGCTGCTCGCCCGGGGGCTGGTGCAGCAGCCCGCGCTGCTGTTGCTGGACGAGCCCACCGCCTTTCTCGATGTGGCCCACCAGGTGAGCGCGCTCGCGCGGGTGCGCGCCCGGGTGGACGCGGGGCTGGGCGCGGTGGCGGTGCTGCACGATGTGAACCTCGCCGCCGCGTTCGCCACCCACGCGCTGCTGCTGCGCGACGGCCTCGTGCTGGCCCAGGGCCCGGTGGAGGCGGTGCTGGAGCGCGAGCGGCTGGAGACGCTCTACGGCCTGCCCCTGGAGACGGCCCTCGCGCCCTCGGGCGTCCGCCTCTTCGCGCCCCGGGCCCGGTGA
- the hprK gene encoding HPr(Ser) kinase/phosphatase translates to MSPPRTIRISALLEDRDFDLQLTLVAGDKGLGRTLASPRIQKPGLALTGFTEHLHPHRVQVFGNTEISYLRTLTEEVQREVLTRLFSQDLACVVVTKDLEPPRVLVESCERSKLALMRTPLLSSTFIQQVQAFLEQALTERSSLHGVLMDVFGVGILLLGKSGIGKSEIALDLVMRGHRLVADDIVDVARRKAGAVYGAGNPVIQHHMEIRGLGIINIKDLFGVSAVREQKKIELVIELHEWDPEQEYDRLGVEDRFLDIVGVNVPLSVVPVRPGRNMATIIEVAARNQLLKHQGHHSAREFAERLNRSIAEGAMRRTLGEEVE, encoded by the coding sequence ATGAGCCCTCCCCGCACCATCCGCATCTCCGCGCTCCTCGAGGATCGCGACTTCGACTTACAGCTGACCCTCGTCGCGGGAGACAAGGGGCTGGGCCGCACCCTGGCCTCCCCGCGCATCCAGAAGCCGGGCCTGGCGCTGACCGGGTTCACCGAGCACCTGCACCCCCACCGCGTCCAAGTCTTTGGAAACACGGAGATTTCCTACCTGCGCACCCTGACGGAGGAGGTGCAGCGGGAGGTGCTGACGCGGCTGTTCAGCCAGGACCTGGCGTGCGTGGTGGTGACCAAGGACCTGGAGCCCCCGCGGGTGCTGGTGGAGTCCTGCGAGCGCTCCAAGCTGGCGCTGATGCGCACCCCGCTGCTCTCCAGCACCTTCATCCAGCAGGTGCAGGCGTTCCTGGAGCAGGCGCTCACCGAGCGCAGCAGCCTGCACGGGGTGCTGATGGACGTGTTCGGCGTGGGCATCTTGCTGTTGGGCAAGAGCGGCATCGGCAAGAGCGAGATCGCCCTGGACCTGGTGATGCGGGGCCACCGGCTGGTGGCCGACGACATCGTGGACGTGGCGCGCCGCAAGGCGGGGGCCGTCTACGGGGCGGGCAACCCGGTCATCCAGCACCACATGGAGATCCGCGGCCTGGGCATCATCAACATCAAGGATTTGTTCGGCGTGTCGGCGGTGCGCGAGCAGAAGAAGATCGAACTCGTCATCGAGCTGCACGAGTGGGACCCCGAACAGGAGTATGACCGGCTGGGCGTGGAGGACCGGTTCCTGGACATCGTGGGGGTGAATGTGCCCCTGTCCGTGGTGCCGGTGCGTCCAGGCCGGAACATGGCCACCATCATCGAGGTGGCCGCGCGCAACCAGTTGCTCAAGCACCAAGGCCATCACTCGGCGCGCGAGTTCGCCGAGCGGCTCAACCGGTCCATCGCCGAGGGAGCGATGCGCCGCACGCTGGGAGAAGAAGTCGAGTGA
- a CDS encoding carboxypeptidase-like regulatory domain-containing protein has product MRSRLQGGLVMGVMAAAIGLALYGQAQERQALSEGAAASSEAAKAAGVAWEAAPWDELPVTVPRTLPMAESASEADGLLDLRVTEGGRPVSRAQVRLYQRGGRLPETGQVDWRLAGAGATGDDGRLLMPARAGAYLVAAHALGAAPAWRELIHPLSGNRTPVHLSLVTGGSLAGRTVEQGSGQPLGGAELVLTPHVSVWEPSARADVPPEERVMGQSDAAGRFFFDGLAPGVYTVAARAPGTARVTEWSVRIPTEEARLLALPDPDDRVGRRKPRKAPSQELRCGI; this is encoded by the coding sequence ATGCGAAGCCGTCTGCAGGGTGGGCTGGTGATGGGGGTGATGGCGGCCGCCATTGGCTTGGCGCTCTATGGCCAGGCCCAGGAGCGCCAAGCGCTGAGCGAGGGCGCCGCCGCCTCCTCCGAGGCGGCGAAGGCCGCCGGCGTGGCGTGGGAGGCAGCCCCCTGGGACGAGTTGCCCGTGACCGTGCCGAGGACCTTGCCGATGGCCGAGAGCGCCAGCGAGGCGGACGGCCTGCTGGACCTGCGGGTGACGGAGGGCGGCCGCCCCGTCTCCCGGGCCCAGGTCCGGCTCTACCAGCGCGGGGGACGGCTGCCCGAGACGGGCCAGGTGGACTGGCGGCTGGCGGGCGCCGGGGCCACCGGGGACGATGGGCGGCTCCTGATGCCCGCGCGCGCCGGGGCCTACCTGGTGGCGGCCCACGCGCTGGGCGCGGCGCCGGCGTGGCGGGAGCTGATCCACCCGCTGAGCGGCAACCGCACGCCGGTTCACCTCAGCCTGGTCACCGGGGGAAGCCTGGCCGGACGCACCGTGGAGCAGGGCTCGGGGCAGCCCCTGGGGGGCGCGGAGCTCGTGCTCACCCCCCACGTGAGCGTGTGGGAGCCGTCCGCGCGCGCGGACGTGCCCCCCGAGGAGCGGGTGATGGGCCAGAGCGATGCGGCCGGCCGCTTCTTCTTCGACGGGCTGGCACCGGGGGTCTACACCGTGGCGGCCCGGGCGCCGGGCACGGCCCGGGTGACGGAGTGGAGCGTCCGGATTCCCACGGAGGAGGCCCGGCTGCTGGCGCTGCCGGACCCGGACGACCGGGTGGGGCGGCGCAAGCCGCGCAAGGCCCCCTCCCAGGAGCTGCGCTGCGGCATCTGA
- a CDS encoding chloride channel protein produces MAASVKLLVLIRDLVQRLLQAAQRLRLPGPSVLPVAGAVVGVYSGLAAGLFANLIALVSGVSFGLRTLMEAFRPDSAVRQRLGEAFAEAHWHFEFIIVVIPLGLAALGLTRLIAPGGPRDVVKRRLEVLSLLILGALSLYYPLVALAAVNSGLGHGHDAGRALHHISPFFVVLAPMLGGAVVGRLLRNRPETHGHGVPEVVAAVEKEGRLPARNGLLKLVASAVTIGTGGSAGREGPMVYGGAALGSEVGRTLGFTQRELSILMASGAGAGIAASFNAPVAGAIFAMEILLREFQLRVFSPIILASVTATMVGRGVMGNAAMLERVVYTMRSGWEVVFYALLGLLCGGLAYAFIQALHGVEEFFQGHRPGKVSAFLGKKPLAMRAGLGGALVGLLALAHPVVWGTGHEYANGALVRELSLALLASGCILKLAATALTLGSGGSGGTFFPATVIGAMGGGAFGELLHVLLPGVSASSGAYAMVGMGGAVAAMTRGPLTGMMMMYELSGNYAIILPLMVTCTLSSALCHALIERRAARLRLEGQTLRRTPIRHLVHWEEPVLPEAGVEALSERLLTSGAAALPVRDADGKLRGVVEAGALGERWRQAGVDATVAALLDEAPALSAEAPVGEALAAMEARSLAVLAVEDGPRVGLVTRAGLERFLRMGLHAAVVPPPPFTVTEMQR; encoded by the coding sequence ATGGCGGCTTCCGTGAAGCTCCTCGTCCTGATTCGGGACCTCGTCCAGCGATTGCTGCAGGCGGCCCAGCGGCTCCGGCTGCCCGGCCCCTCGGTCCTGCCCGTGGCCGGCGCGGTGGTGGGGGTGTACAGCGGCCTGGCCGCGGGGCTCTTCGCCAACCTCATCGCGCTCGTCAGCGGGGTGAGCTTCGGCCTGCGCACGCTGATGGAGGCGTTCCGGCCGGACTCGGCCGTGCGCCAGCGGCTGGGCGAGGCCTTCGCCGAGGCGCACTGGCACTTCGAGTTCATCATCGTCGTCATCCCGCTGGGGCTGGCGGCGCTGGGGCTGACGCGCCTCATCGCCCCCGGCGGGCCGAGGGATGTGGTGAAGCGCCGCCTGGAGGTGCTGTCGCTGCTCATCCTGGGCGCCCTGTCGCTCTACTACCCGCTCGTGGCTCTGGCGGCGGTGAACTCGGGGCTCGGCCACGGGCACGACGCGGGGCGCGCCCTGCACCACATCTCCCCCTTCTTCGTGGTGCTGGCGCCCATGCTGGGCGGCGCGGTGGTGGGGCGGCTGCTGCGCAACAGGCCGGAGACGCACGGCCACGGCGTGCCCGAGGTGGTGGCCGCCGTGGAGAAGGAGGGCCGGCTGCCGGCGCGCAACGGTCTGCTCAAGCTCGTGGCCTCGGCCGTCACCATTGGCACCGGCGGCTCCGCGGGGCGCGAGGGGCCCATGGTGTACGGCGGCGCGGCGCTGGGCTCGGAGGTGGGGCGCACCCTGGGCTTCACCCAGCGGGAGCTGTCCATCCTGATGGCCAGCGGCGCCGGCGCGGGCATCGCCGCCTCCTTCAATGCCCCGGTGGCCGGCGCCATCTTCGCGATGGAGATCCTGCTGCGCGAGTTCCAGCTCCGGGTCTTCTCGCCCATCATCCTCGCCAGCGTCACCGCCACCATGGTGGGGCGCGGCGTCATGGGCAACGCCGCCATGCTGGAGCGCGTGGTGTACACGATGCGCAGCGGCTGGGAGGTGGTCTTCTACGCCCTGCTCGGCCTGCTGTGCGGGGGCCTGGCGTACGCCTTCATCCAGGCGCTGCACGGCGTGGAGGAGTTCTTCCAGGGGCACCGCCCCGGCAAGGTGTCGGCCTTCCTCGGCAAGAAGCCGCTGGCGATGCGGGCGGGCCTGGGCGGGGCGCTGGTGGGCCTGCTGGCCCTGGCGCACCCGGTGGTGTGGGGCACGGGGCACGAGTATGCCAACGGGGCCCTGGTGCGGGAGCTGTCGCTCGCGCTGCTCGCCTCGGGATGTATCCTCAAGCTGGCGGCGACGGCGCTGACGCTGGGCTCGGGCGGCTCGGGCGGAACGTTCTTCCCCGCCACCGTCATCGGCGCCATGGGCGGGGGCGCCTTCGGCGAGCTGCTGCACGTGCTGCTGCCCGGCGTCTCCGCCTCCAGCGGCGCCTACGCCATGGTGGGCATGGGCGGCGCGGTGGCGGCCATGACGCGCGGGCCGCTGACGGGGATGATGATGATGTACGAGCTGAGCGGGAACTACGCCATCATCCTGCCGCTCATGGTGACGTGCACCCTGTCCTCCGCGCTCTGCCACGCGCTGATCGAGCGCCGCGCGGCGCGGCTGCGGCTCGAAGGACAGACGCTGCGGCGCACGCCCATCCGGCACCTGGTGCACTGGGAGGAGCCGGTGCTTCCGGAGGCCGGGGTGGAGGCGCTGAGCGAGCGGCTGCTCACCTCCGGGGCGGCGGCCTTGCCGGTGCGGGACGCGGACGGGAAGCTCCGGGGCGTGGTGGAGGCCGGGGCGCTGGGCGAGCGCTGGCGCCAGGCGGGCGTGGACGCCACCGTGGCGGCGCTCCTGGACGAGGCGCCCGCGCTGTCCGCGGAGGCGCCGGTGGGCGAGGCCCTCGCGGCGATGGAGGCCCGCTCCCTGGCGGTGCTGGCGGTGGAGGACGGCCCGCGCGTGGGGCTGGTGACGCGGGCCGGGCTGGAGCGCTTTCTCCGGATGGGACTGCATGCGGCCGTGGTGCCGCCGCCCCCCTTCACCGTCACCGAGATGCAGCGCTGA
- the rapZ gene encoding RNase adapter RapZ — protein MSAPAKQIIIITGMSGSGKSTAIRALEDSGFFCIDNLPVLLLPKLTELAGSGQIERMALVVDVREGVFLKEAPRVLDEVRRAGHQVEVLFLDASDDSLIRRFSETRRRHPLAPTGSVAEGIAAEREKLHDLRELADQVIDSSVLNVHDLKRMVQARFSPEPAAGPSLSVMSFGYRHGVPPQADLVLDVRFLPNPYFVPELKGLTGKNPKVAAYVLDREETQQFLEKVVDLCRFLFPRYQKEGKAYLTVALGCTGGKHRSVAIAAELTRRLQADIPRIQLWDRDVEKE, from the coding sequence GTGAGTGCGCCTGCCAAGCAGATCATCATCATCACGGGCATGTCCGGCTCGGGGAAGTCCACGGCCATCCGGGCGCTGGAGGACTCGGGGTTCTTCTGCATCGACAACCTGCCGGTGCTCCTGCTGCCGAAGCTGACGGAGCTCGCGGGCAGCGGGCAAATCGAACGCATGGCGCTGGTGGTGGACGTGCGCGAGGGCGTCTTCCTCAAGGAGGCGCCGCGCGTGCTGGACGAGGTGCGCCGGGCGGGCCACCAGGTGGAGGTGCTCTTCCTGGATGCCAGCGACGACAGCCTCATCCGCCGCTTCAGCGAGACGCGGCGCCGCCACCCCCTGGCGCCCACCGGCTCGGTGGCCGAGGGCATCGCCGCCGAGCGCGAGAAGCTGCATGACTTGCGCGAGCTGGCCGACCAGGTCATCGATTCGTCGGTGCTCAACGTCCACGACTTGAAGCGCATGGTGCAGGCGCGCTTCAGCCCGGAGCCGGCCGCGGGGCCCTCGCTGTCGGTGATGTCCTTCGGCTACCGGCACGGGGTGCCGCCGCAGGCGGACCTCGTGCTGGATGTGCGCTTCCTGCCCAACCCCTACTTCGTGCCGGAGCTCAAGGGGCTCACCGGGAAGAACCCGAAGGTGGCCGCCTACGTGCTGGACCGCGAGGAGACGCAGCAGTTCCTCGAAAAAGTCGTGGACCTGTGCCGCTTCCTCTTCCCGCGCTACCAGAAGGAGGGCAAGGCATACTTGACGGTGGCGCTGGGGTGCACGGGCGGCAAGCACCGCTCGGTGGCCATCGCGGCGGAGCTCACCCGGCGCCTCCAGGCGGACATCCCGCGCATCCAGCTGTGGGACCGGGACGTCGAGAAGGAGTAG
- a CDS encoding protein kinase domain-containing protein, with amino-acid sequence MGEIYLARLEGAQGFEKLCVIKRILPQLAADSEFVERFVGEARVLVKLSHGSIAQVLDMGLHEGDAYMALEYVDGKDLRKVAGRVRDRQSPLPLTFVLYVMTRVLDALAYAHRKRDDDEKEIHLVHRDISPQNILISYEGEVKVIDFGLAKSRLSAAKTNPSIILGKFLYMSPEQARHQQVDRRSDLYAVGLCLYELLSGKNPFDSVPPGELMTAVAQPRVAPLSEVEPMTPPQVAQVVMKALAVDPAQRFQSAEEFRGKLTSCLQEIDPQAGPESVSRFMRELFAVEYQGERKLLAQLKDVPRMAEPSVRPAIPSDPALARVANPALPPRTIRLDGPVEPLSFQPTPRSRDGAPVDEGETRPGVMVDESTRPGVYLEEIDEAAAERSPPPVELRHGPPPPPPPDIEAVVPGSGPLPPPPAFSPPPPPPPAARASEPPRPMAPPPVSSPPLRPAEPVRTPPPPSAASRPASGASAAPAYVSLAMEVSRSMMAQAPARPALPEEAPTVPDAAPAAPSYPEFEAPVSPPPVPPPARPAVAAAPSEQSRRGLDDTHPSYQMLTPAQHEDTHPRVVLDEAALREDGPPEEEASVRVAASSEEEPPTTPVRPRTATSPRMRVSTTGMPSVARSGSPRSGSVRTVSVEFPLEEGQGRDPREETRRTAAPPPGEAPRRIHREDTRRTAMPPRARKASWVRLAVGLGLPLLLVGAVLVALPWLRPLLQQALQEPVRPAPAPVRPTRAASEPKPAPPLAPEAAALPEAEGHQEAVPPAAPARSPSEPPVAADPGPEAAPAPPPVANPGLTAVEVAESEMFVPLTPTPSEPAAPAAPAAKRPAKNAAPAKKVMRKELSELQRDWNATRNAFSRLTHEHSCDSPRIGILCNRFENLQNDVLDLGDVYDRRTHDRVKELRRALQQAAD; translated from the coding sequence ATGGGAGAAATCTACCTGGCGCGGCTGGAGGGGGCGCAGGGCTTCGAGAAGCTCTGTGTCATCAAGCGCATCCTGCCGCAGCTGGCCGCGGACTCGGAGTTCGTCGAGCGCTTCGTGGGCGAGGCACGGGTCCTGGTGAAGCTCAGCCACGGCTCCATCGCCCAGGTGCTGGACATGGGGCTGCACGAGGGCGATGCGTACATGGCCCTCGAGTACGTGGACGGCAAGGACCTGCGCAAGGTGGCCGGGCGGGTGAGGGACCGGCAGTCCCCGCTGCCGCTCACCTTCGTGCTGTACGTCATGACGCGGGTGCTGGATGCGCTGGCGTACGCGCACCGCAAGCGGGATGACGACGAGAAGGAGATCCACCTGGTCCACCGGGACATCTCCCCGCAGAACATCCTCATCTCCTATGAAGGGGAGGTGAAGGTGATCGACTTCGGCCTGGCCAAGAGCCGGCTGTCGGCGGCGAAGACGAACCCGAGCATCATCCTGGGCAAGTTCCTCTACATGTCGCCGGAGCAGGCGCGGCACCAGCAGGTGGACCGCCGGAGCGATCTGTACGCGGTGGGGCTGTGCCTCTACGAGCTGCTGTCCGGCAAGAACCCCTTCGACAGCGTCCCCCCGGGCGAGCTGATGACCGCCGTGGCCCAGCCCCGCGTCGCGCCGCTGAGCGAGGTGGAGCCGATGACGCCACCCCAGGTGGCGCAGGTGGTCATGAAGGCGCTGGCGGTGGACCCGGCCCAGCGCTTCCAGTCGGCCGAGGAGTTCCGCGGCAAGCTGACGAGCTGCCTGCAGGAGATTGATCCGCAGGCGGGCCCGGAGAGCGTCAGCCGCTTCATGCGCGAGCTGTTCGCCGTCGAGTACCAGGGCGAGCGCAAGCTGCTCGCGCAGCTCAAGGACGTGCCCCGGATGGCCGAGCCCTCGGTGCGCCCCGCCATTCCCTCGGACCCGGCCCTGGCGCGCGTGGCCAACCCCGCGCTGCCTCCCCGGACGATCCGCCTGGATGGGCCCGTCGAGCCCCTGTCCTTCCAGCCCACGCCCCGCAGCCGGGACGGGGCGCCGGTGGACGAAGGAGAGACCCGGCCCGGCGTGATGGTGGATGAGTCCACCCGGCCCGGCGTCTACCTCGAGGAGATCGACGAGGCGGCCGCCGAGCGGTCCCCGCCGCCCGTGGAGCTCCGCCATGGGCCCCCGCCGCCTCCTCCTCCGGACATCGAGGCGGTGGTGCCTGGAAGTGGGCCCTTGCCGCCGCCCCCCGCCTTCTCGCCGCCCCCGCCGCCTCCGCCGGCGGCCCGGGCCTCCGAGCCGCCCCGGCCCATGGCCCCCCCGCCCGTGAGCAGCCCTCCGCTCCGGCCCGCGGAGCCTGTCCGGACGCCCCCTCCGCCCTCCGCCGCGTCCCGGCCCGCGAGTGGGGCTTCGGCCGCGCCCGCGTATGTCTCCCTGGCCATGGAGGTGAGCCGCTCGATGATGGCGCAGGCGCCTGCCCGGCCCGCGCTTCCCGAAGAGGCCCCCACGGTGCCCGACGCCGCCCCGGCCGCGCCCTCCTATCCGGAGTTCGAGGCGCCCGTCTCCCCGCCGCCGGTGCCGCCGCCCGCGCGGCCCGCGGTGGCCGCGGCCCCGTCCGAGCAGAGCCGTCGCGGCCTGGACGACACCCACCCGAGCTACCAGATGCTCACCCCGGCCCAGCACGAGGACACCCACCCGCGGGTGGTGCTGGACGAGGCCGCGCTGCGGGAGGATGGCCCCCCCGAGGAGGAGGCCTCCGTCCGGGTGGCCGCCAGCAGCGAGGAGGAGCCCCCCACCACGCCGGTCCGCCCGAGGACGGCGACCTCTCCACGCATGCGCGTGTCCACCACGGGGATGCCCTCGGTGGCCCGGAGTGGCAGCCCGCGCAGCGGTTCGGTCCGCACCGTCTCCGTGGAGTTCCCCCTGGAAGAGGGGCAGGGCCGAGATCCCCGCGAGGAGACCCGCCGGACCGCCGCGCCCCCGCCGGGGGAGGCACCCCGCCGCATCCACCGGGAGGACACCCGGCGCACGGCCATGCCCCCCCGCGCGCGCAAGGCCTCGTGGGTCCGGCTCGCCGTGGGATTGGGGCTGCCGCTGCTGCTGGTGGGCGCGGTGCTGGTGGCGCTCCCCTGGTTGAGGCCGCTGCTCCAGCAAGCCTTGCAGGAGCCGGTGCGCCCTGCGCCCGCGCCGGTGCGCCCCACGCGCGCCGCGTCCGAGCCGAAGCCCGCCCCGCCCCTGGCCCCTGAGGCGGCGGCCCTCCCGGAGGCGGAGGGGCACCAGGAGGCGGTGCCCCCCGCGGCGCCCGCGAGGTCGCCCTCGGAGCCGCCGGTGGCCGCGGACCCGGGCCCGGAGGCGGCTCCTGCCCCGCCGCCCGTGGCCAACCCGGGCCTCACGGCGGTGGAGGTGGCGGAGAGCGAAATGTTCGTCCCCCTGACGCCCACGCCCTCCGAGCCCGCGGCGCCCGCGGCGCCCGCGGCCAAGAGGCCCGCGAAGAATGCCGCGCCCGCGAAGAAGGTGATGCGCAAGGAGCTGTCGGAGCTCCAGCGGGATTGGAACGCGACGCGCAACGCCTTCTCCCGGCTGACCCACGAGCACTCGTGTGACAGCCCGCGGATCGGCATCCTCTGCAACCGCTTCGAGAACCTGCAGAATGATGTGTTGGATCTCGGGGATGTGTACGACAGGCGGACGCATGACCGGGTGAAGGAGCTGCGCCGGGCCCTTCAGCAGGCGGCGGACTAG
- a CDS encoding MauE/DoxX family redox-associated membrane protein, translating to MSPSASRFSVSNEAAAYALLRFTLGLNILMHGVVRLAMGPSVFAATLEKGFTETPLPLPLVHAFAWLLPFFETLAGALLMVGGWTRAALLGGGVLMAALVFGTALRSQWDTLGLQMIYVALYSALLAAERFNTLSVDGWRARGTSPGTPRAP from the coding sequence ATGTCCCCTTCCGCCTCCCGCTTCTCCGTCTCCAACGAGGCCGCCGCCTACGCCTTGCTGCGTTTCACCCTGGGCCTCAACATCCTGATGCACGGGGTGGTGCGGCTGGCCATGGGCCCCTCGGTCTTCGCCGCCACGCTGGAGAAGGGCTTCACGGAGACCCCGCTGCCGCTGCCCCTGGTGCATGCGTTCGCCTGGCTGCTGCCGTTCTTCGAGACCCTGGCGGGCGCGCTGCTGATGGTGGGCGGGTGGACGCGCGCGGCGCTGCTGGGCGGGGGAGTGCTCATGGCGGCGCTCGTCTTCGGCACCGCGCTGCGCAGCCAGTGGGACACGCTCGGCCTGCAGATGATTTACGTGGCCCTGTACTCCGCGCTGCTGGCGGCCGAACGCTTCAACACCCTGTCGGTGGATGGCTGGCGGGCGCGGGGAACCTCCCCGGGCACGCCTCGCGCCCCGTGA
- a CDS encoding histidine triad nucleotide-binding protein, translating to MDCLFCKIRDGQISAKVVYRDEVCLGFEDINPQAPTHVLFIPLQHIATVNDITPADRQTVGHLYTAAAQLARERGHSEQGYRLVMNCNADAGQTVFHIHLHLLAGRSLRWPPG from the coding sequence ATGGACTGTCTCTTTTGCAAGATTCGCGATGGTCAGATTTCCGCCAAGGTCGTTTACCGGGACGAAGTGTGTCTGGGCTTCGAGGACATCAACCCTCAAGCCCCCACGCATGTGCTCTTCATTCCACTGCAGCACATCGCCACGGTGAACGACATCACCCCCGCGGACCGGCAGACGGTGGGCCACCTTTATACGGCGGCGGCCCAGCTGGCCCGGGAGCGCGGCCACTCCGAGCAGGGCTACCGCCTGGTGATGAACTGCAACGCCGACGCGGGGCAGACGGTGTTCCACATCCACCTGCACCTGCTGGCCGGACGCTCGCTGCGCTGGCCCCCGGGCTAG
- a CDS encoding FHA domain-containing protein, translating into MWQIIINGPGYFDTPYDLPEGITCLGRADENDIVLGGDLVSRRHARLHVEGDALRIEDMGSRNGSRVNGTPLQGSKPLNPGDTVTLGENTLTIRQPHTVESAATEMVDLGAGGVRRFGHGEDVAPAVILTKNMKDLDVLRALDNFTPFPFEENLQASPIGTAAPRVSYETLVLMLRAAEALASSETLASFLDNVMDRVLERTEATTAVVLLRHPTGALVPAAVRHRGKLTAGEVPVSDAIVEEALRQGRALAVGDVRDDRRFASRESVILYGVDRVLCIPIGREAPFAGVLYVNTPASGETTLEVMLDACSAVAHLVASGVQRFHPKEGGSTSALRRTLDRFHSPEVAERRATEALRSGGRLPGLEERTLTVLYVEMVGFAALSAKLGALRAGAVLSEFHAKMSGLIFSFEGSVEAFLGESMRALFGAPYSQPDDAVRAVRASLALRMDWERAMSRRPAEERCGLRIGLHTTKALVGMVGEQTRLDFAAVGEGMPVARWLAATATPGQVLITGKTLASIGARFDVLPLGERVIRPPRDRTAAFEVLEEDIAQITRPGVK; encoded by the coding sequence ATGTGGCAGATCATCATCAACGGTCCGGGCTATTTCGATACCCCCTATGACTTGCCGGAGGGCATCACCTGCCTTGGCCGCGCGGATGAGAATGACATCGTGCTGGGGGGGGATCTCGTCTCGCGCCGGCACGCGCGATTGCACGTGGAAGGCGACGCGCTGCGCATCGAGGACATGGGCAGCCGCAATGGCAGCCGCGTCAATGGCACCCCCCTGCAGGGCAGCAAGCCGCTGAACCCCGGTGACACCGTCACCCTGGGCGAGAACACCCTGACCATCCGCCAGCCCCACACGGTGGAGAGCGCCGCCACGGAGATGGTCGACCTGGGGGCCGGTGGGGTCCGCCGCTTCGGCCACGGGGAGGATGTGGCCCCCGCCGTCATCCTCACCAAGAACATGAAGGACCTCGACGTGCTGCGCGCGCTCGACAACTTCACGCCCTTTCCCTTCGAGGAGAACCTTCAGGCCAGCCCCATTGGCACCGCCGCCCCGCGCGTCTCCTACGAGACGCTCGTGCTGATGCTCCGCGCCGCCGAGGCGCTGGCCTCCTCCGAGACGCTCGCCTCCTTTCTCGACAACGTCATGGACCGGGTGCTCGAGCGCACCGAGGCCACCACCGCCGTGGTGTTGCTGCGCCACCCCACCGGCGCGCTCGTGCCCGCCGCGGTGCGCCACCGGGGCAAGCTGACGGCCGGCGAGGTGCCCGTCTCGGATGCCATCGTCGAGGAGGCGCTGCGTCAGGGCCGCGCCCTGGCCGTGGGGGATGTGCGCGATGACCGGCGCTTCGCCAGCCGCGAGAGCGTCATCCTCTATGGGGTGGACCGGGTGCTCTGCATTCCCATTGGCCGGGAGGCGCCCTTCGCGGGCGTGCTCTACGTCAACACGCCCGCGAGCGGAGAGACCACGCTGGAGGTCATGCTCGATGCGTGCTCCGCCGTGGCCCACCTGGTGGCCAGCGGCGTGCAGCGCTTTCACCCCAAGGAGGGGGGGAGCACCTCCGCGCTGCGCCGCACCCTGGATCGCTTCCACTCGCCCGAGGTGGCCGAGCGCCGCGCCACGGAGGCCCTGCGCAGCGGGGGCCGTCTGCCCGGACTGGAAGAGCGCACCCTCACGGTTCTTTATGTGGAGATGGTGGGCTTCGCCGCGCTCTCCGCCAAGCTGGGGGCCCTGCGCGCGGGCGCGGTGCTCTCCGAGTTCCATGCCAAGATGAGCGGGCTCATCTTCAGCTTCGAGGGCTCGGTGGAGGCCTTCCTGGGCGAGTCCATGCGGGCCCTGTTCGGGGCGCCCTACAGCCAGCCGGACGATGCGGTCCGGGCGGTGCGGGCCAGCCTGGCGCTGCGCATGGACTGGGAGCGCGCCATGTCCCGCCGTCCCGCCGAGGAGCGGTGTGGGTTGCGCATCGGCCTGCATACCACCAAGGCGCTGGTGGGCATGGTGGGGGAGCAGACCCGCCTGGACTTCGCCGCCGTGGGGGAGGGGATGCCGGTGGCCCGGTGGCTGGCGGCCACCGCCACGCCCGGGCAGGTGCTCATCACGGGCAAGACGCTGGCCTCCATCGGGGCCCGGTTCGACGTCCTCCCGCTGGGAGAGCGGGTCATCCGCCCGCCGAGGGACCGGACGGCCGCTTTCGAGGTGCTGGAGGAGGACATCGCCCAAATCACCCGGCCGGGGGTCAAGTAA